Genomic segment of Paenibacillus sp. FSL R5-0912:
TATCCTTGCTGCTGATGGCCTGCATCATGGATTCCAGGGCAATATCCTCGGAGGCTGCGAGGAACACCAGCTTGGAGCGCCGCCCCCGTCCACGGCTGGGCGTCCAGGTGATCCAGTTCATTTCTACCATTTTGCGGATCACATGCAGCGCGTTGCGGTGGGTACAGCCGAGGGTCAAGGCCAGCTCATCCAGGGTAACAAGGACCTCTGCCGGGCCTCCATGATGCGAATGCAGCTTCAGAAATTGGCTGTGCAGCTTCATCTATAAGCTCTCCTTTTACAAAATAGGAAATTAATAATAATATATTTCTCTTTTTCTTCTTATTTTATCAGCTAGAATCAGGGTAGGAAAGTAAAAAGATGGAGGAATTTACCATGGACAATCAAACCGTATCCAAACCGGGGTTTGCGCGCGTTGTTATGTTGGCCGCGTTTCTGCTTGCGCTTGTGCATCAGTACCTGTTCTACGGCAAGATGCCCGGAATCTCTTACCCGATTTTTGTAGTGCTGTTCTACGCGTTTATGTTCTATTTCGGCAAGGAGAAGCTGCGTAAGCACAACTGGTTCAGCTATATGTGGATGGGTTCAGTCTTCCTTTTGTCGCTGACGTACGCACTGTTTGGCAACTGGTTTTTCTTCGGACTTAATTTTCTTGTCATTCCGGCGGTGATTCTATTACATATGACTTATATGCTCAGTTACCGCCTGCCCTCCTGGGGCGGCTTCGGGCTGATCGGAGCGGCTTTGGAGCATTTCTTCCCCCAGAGCCTGCGCCACTGGAACACAGCGGTGAAGCTGTTACGCCGTAGCCAGGGCGGGGTGTCTAATGCACGCAAGCAGGTTCTTATCCGTATTGTGATCGGGCTGCTGATTTCCGTTCCGCTGCTGCTGATCGTCACCTCGCTTCTCTCCACGGCGGATGGGGTATTCAACCGGCTGCTGTCAGAGCTCCCGGGTTACTTTGACAATATCTCCTTTGGCGAATGGATCAGCAGGGCGTTGTGGATTATCCTGCTTGGCCTCGGGATGTTCGGCTTTGTGTGGGGGTTCATTGACAGTAAGTCCTATATCCGGACCTATCCGCCTAGCGGGCTGGATACTCTAACAGAGCAGGATGTGAACGAACCGGAAGAGGAAAGCATCGGCGTTGATGATCCGATCATCATTACTACGGTTCTGGCGGTGATCAATGCCGTATACATGCTGTTTGTGAGCGTGCAATTCTCGTATTTGTTCGGAGCCTGGGAAGGCATTCTGCCGGATGGCAAGACGTATGCGGATTATGCGCGGAGCGGATTCTTTGAGCTGATTCTGGTGACAGCGATCAATTTCGCTATTCTGCTGCTCTCCTTGCTGGCGGTGCGCAAAGCAGGCGGCGGGCTAAAGCGGGTAATTCAGATTCTGCTCTATATTCTGGTTCTGTGCTCCATGGTCATGCTCTACTCTGCATACGCCCGCCTGACATTGTATGAAGAGGCGTATGGCTATACCTATATCCGCTTCCTGGTGCATGCTTTCATGATCTTCCTCGGACTGCTGCTTGTTCTGGCTGCGGTGCGGATCAGCCGGGCAGAATTCCCGTTGCTTAAGTGTTACATCGTGCTTGGTTTGCTTTCTTATGTGCTGATGAACTATATCGGGATGGATCATATTATCGCCAGGCAGAATATTCAGCGGTACGCCGCAAGCGGCACCCTGGATGCCAATTATCTGGCCGGACTGTCCGCGGATGTGGTTCCGGAGCTAATTGAGTTCAGCAAGCAGGAGAAAGGTATTCTTGACGAAGCGCTGCGCAGCCGTTTGTCTGACCGGTCAGAGCCGCTGAAGAGCTGGCCATCCTTCAATCTAGCCAAATTCCAGGAGCGTAGGGAACTGGAACAATATTTTGAGAAGGGCGTTGCACACTAATATGGGGATAAAACGGATAGTATTTATTCTGATTGCGGTGATCATTGCGGGTTTCGGTGTCTATCAATTCTCGGCATATTCCGAAAAGCTGACGCCTTCCACAGACCTTGCCCGCGAAGCGATCGGCGGTGTGAACCTGCATGACCATATTAATGACAGTCACCTGCTTAAGCAGTTAGGCAGCCCGTTAAGTCAAGAGGATAATGAGCTGTATGATTACTATCATTGGAAGGACGGTCTTGTCACAGCCTCGGTTCATTCCGGCCCGGATGAAGGAATGATCAAGCGGATCAAGATCACAGCCATAGATAATAACCGCTCAGATGACCCGCTCCATACGGCCTTGGGCATCGGACTCGGAGACAGCAAGCAAAGTGTTATTGATCTGTATGGGAGCAAATATTACAAAAGCAATGAGCAGACGGCAGATATAATCGGATATATTGATCATAAGCAAGGTGTTACGTTAGAATTCTGGTGTACTCCAGATGCTACAGTAGGTGAAATCCGCCTGGACGACGCCGATATGAAGTAAGGCCGGTTAGCCCTTTGCCCTGGAGCTGTGGTACAGTTTGAACATAAGGTTGACTTTACACGGCGGGAGAGGAAGAACTGCATGTATTCAATAGTAAATCCGGAG
This window contains:
- a CDS encoding DUF4153 domain-containing protein, whose product is MDNQTVSKPGFARVVMLAAFLLALVHQYLFYGKMPGISYPIFVVLFYAFMFYFGKEKLRKHNWFSYMWMGSVFLLSLTYALFGNWFFFGLNFLVIPAVILLHMTYMLSYRLPSWGGFGLIGAALEHFFPQSLRHWNTAVKLLRRSQGGVSNARKQVLIRIVIGLLISVPLLLIVTSLLSTADGVFNRLLSELPGYFDNISFGEWISRALWIILLGLGMFGFVWGFIDSKSYIRTYPPSGLDTLTEQDVNEPEEESIGVDDPIIITTVLAVINAVYMLFVSVQFSYLFGAWEGILPDGKTYADYARSGFFELILVTAINFAILLLSLLAVRKAGGGLKRVIQILLYILVLCSMVMLYSAYARLTLYEEAYGYTYIRFLVHAFMIFLGLLLVLAAVRISRAEFPLLKCYIVLGLLSYVLMNYIGMDHIIARQNIQRYAASGTLDANYLAGLSADVVPELIEFSKQEKGILDEALRSRLSDRSEPLKSWPSFNLAKFQERRELEQYFEKGVAH